Sequence from the Phycisphaerae bacterium genome:
GCCAGGACGGCCAGCCGTCCGGTCAGAAGATCCTTGGTGGCAAGCAGTTGCAGATCGGGATTGTCCGAGCCGAGTCGCACGGGCAGGATCCGATCGCCCAGGCGGCTTGCCATCTGGAGGACGTAGTACACCGGCCGCTCGACGCCCGTCAGACTGCACTTGATCCCGAAATTCCAGGAACAGGCCTCCCAGATCATGGCGTTGCGCACTTCGGGGATTTCGGAGCAGATCCGCAACATCTCAGCCGTGTAGAGGGCTGTCTCCAGGTCGAAGCAGGCACACTCCATCCGGTTGTATTCGGTCAGGCCGATGAACGCGCCCGGGATGTCGGTGCGGCACCCCTCGGCCAGGCCCTCGAGGTAGCCTCTGGCCTGGGCCAGACCGACCCGGATATCCTCCCGCTTGTCGGGAAACGTGTAGGTCGCCTGATGCTCGCCGCGGCGGACGGTGAAGAACTTCTCGACGATTACGTTGGTGTCGTCGCCGAGCTCGCAGTAGTCGTTGGCGAATTCGATTTCGAGGCGGTGCTTGCCCGCGGTCAGTTCGCGCGAGTAGCTGAAGGCCCGGTAGTCACGGTCGAGGGTCACCGTCTCGAACGGCTCGCCGTCGATGGCCACCGTCGCCTGCGGCACCATGCCGATCTCGATGATCCTGGCGTTGATGCCCATGGCGGCGAGCTTCAGGTCCAGCGTGTACTCGCCCGGCTCCGGGCATTCGAACTCGCCGACCAGCGTGCCGGCCTTCCACATGATGTGGCGGTCGCCGTAACGCGGCCAGCCGGTGTAGATGTGAATGATGTGGAAGTCGAACAGGTCGCGGTCGTCCTTGAGCACCTCAGCGTCCCAGGCCAGCCAGCCGATCAGGATGTTCGGGTCGATCCGCCGGATGGCCTTGGCGTAGTCCAGGGCCTTGCGGCAGTAATCGGGAGCGTTGGTGAAGTTCTTGCCGTCGATCAGTTCGTTGCCCAGCTCCCAGTAGAGCACGTTGACCGGTTCGAGCAGGCCGGTCAGCTCGAACCGTTTTTGCGCCCAGTAGTCCACCGTTTTCCAGTCGGTCCCCTGGTCGTCGACGCCGATGGTCCGCGTATCGCCGATCCGCCCGCGGCAGAAGGCCACCCAGGCCGCCGCCTCTTCGGGTGTGCCGTCGAGCAGGTTCAGGATGGCCATGCCGCGTGCCTTAAGTTGTTCGAGCAGGACGAGGAACTCGGCTGCGCCCAGGTGCGGGGTGAACTGAGCGAAGCGGAAGCAATTCCACTGTTTGGTCCGCTGGTCCAGCGGGCCGAGCGTCTGAGCCCAGTGAAAGAAGTTGGCCACCAGTCCGCCCGGATAGCGCACCGCCGGCGTGTCCAGCGGTCCCAGCGAGTCGTAATATCGTTCGACGCCGCGATAGCCGGGTTCGTTGGCGTCTTCGCTGTCCACGTTCACGCCCAACAGATCGCGAGAAAACGGCTTGCCCGCGTCGGCTGCGTCGATGGTCGCGACGACCTCCGCCGCCGGCTGGGTGGACGGCGTCTGGCCCGCTGCCACCGCAGCCGCCATCAGCATCGATACCGTCAGCGCGAGAGACTTCCATGTGGTCATGCAGATTTCCTTGTGTCCAGGTCCTAGAGTCCGCAATGTCCGTGCAGAACGGGGTCGCTTTCCACGTCCGAATTCGTCATGAATTGCCCGTGTCCGTCCCAGAAGCCGACGTTCAGGCCGTTCATGTGCCGACCGAAGGCGGGAGTATCGTATAGATCCGGGAACTGCCAACCTTCAGCGCCGCAGGGCGGACAATAGTGCGTGAAGTACGTATCGCTGTCGCAGATCATGCGGACCTGCCCCGGCTGGGTCAGCTCGCTCGACCGCAGCCAGTAGGTGTCGATTTCGCTGGCCGCATCGTTCGGTATCTGGTGAATGAGGTCCGCATACGCATAGTTTGGTCCGAAGACCTGTGAACCGGCGGGATGGCAGAACACGATGCAGGACGTCGTGGCGGACGGACAGATGAACGTCGGCAACACGGACACGGCGTTGCCGCCGTGCCACCACGCGTAGTCGACCATCACGTAGGTCTTGGCCCCGCCCGCGAGGTACGAGTAGATGAAGTGCGCCCATGAGGACCGGTCGTACGGCGCCTGCCATCGGCCCCAGTACACCGGCGGAAAGACGCCGTAGTCCATCTCGTACAGAAGCACCGCGGACGCCTGCGACTTGACCTGCGAGAGGCACAGCGTGGTGCGGGCCTGCTCACGCGCTCGCGAGAGGGCCGGCAGCAGGATCGCGACCAGCACGGCGATGATCGCCACGACCACGAGCAGTTCGATGAGGGTAAACGCGTTCTTTTTCATTCGAGACCTCGCATTCTGATCAGCATCGGCCGCAGCGGTTCGAGAACAAACGCGCTGCTCACGGGTTCGTGCCGGATCAGGTCCAGCATCTCATCTTTCATCTTAATTCTAT
This genomic interval carries:
- a CDS encoding DUF1559 domain-containing protein, with product MKKNAFTLIELLVVVAIIAVLVAILLPALSRAREQARTTLCLSQVKSQASAVLLYEMDYGVFPPVYWGRWQAPYDRSSWAHFIYSYLAGGAKTYVMVDYAWWHGGNAVSVLPTFICPSATTSCIVFCHPAGSQVFGPNYAYADLIHQIPNDAASEIDTYWLRSSELTQPGQVRMICDSDTYFTHYCPPCGAEGWQFPDLYDTPAFGRHMNGLNVGFWDGHGQFMTNSDVESDPVLHGHCGL